The sequence acgggcgactagacgggggccggatgggggccgatctgctggcgggtTTCCTGGCCGGGCAGTTATATTACATTGAAACACATAATAACTATAAGCAGCCGCTATACACTCCGGGGGTAACTTTTTCCGGAGTGGCCCATGGTTACCCTGAGCCGGGGCAGATTCTGAATCCAGACGCCATTAGTGAGTTTTAGgtgaaaaacctttttttttttgtttgttttctctgCAGGACGTAGTTCTTGAGATCCTGAAGGACGCGATGGCCGCCTGCGTCGGGAACGCGAAGGGTTTTCTTCTGGACGGTTTTCCTCGTGAGATAAAACAGGCCGAGGAGTTTGAGCGCAAGGCGAGTACCGGCGCCCAGAGGAGGCGGCCGGAGCATTAAACCCAAATATCATTATATTGCAATAAAATGTCCGGTTGAGTTCTGTCGGTAACGCCCCGGTAACGCCGTTTGCTTTACTGACCCCCGCGCTGTAGTCTTGGGTTTCAATATTCTCCTAAATCTGCTCAAAAAAACTCTTTGCaacaatttaataaatgaataagattTGGGCattctaataaaaaaagttgtatgttttttttaattgaaatatttCCCGCGCAGGTCCGTAAACCGGACGCCGTTCTCTACCTGGACTGTTCGGCCCAAACCATGAGCCGGCGTCTTCTAGCCAGAGGCAAAGCGGCGCAGCGGAGCGAAGCATGCGCGGAGACCGTGCGCAGGAGACTGGAGGGCTACTACCAGAGCGCGGAGCCCCTGATCACATATTACGAGGAGAAGAGCCTTCTGCGTAAGGTAAGTGTTTATTATCTATAGCGCcgccatattccgcagcgctgtacggAGGGGGGTGGAATTCCCATAAATGTCACAACAGTCTCAGCGCGTTCATCAAAGCATAAACCTCAGAGCGACGCGGACCCCCGGCAGGACCCCCGGCAGGATGACCCCGACAAACAGCAGATAATGACGGAATCTGGGCGACCCCATCCTGTCCTAGATTCTAATGCGCGGGCCGCGTGTCCAGGCCGGTGTCAGGATGCGTGTAAAATACATGTGACTGTCGTGTGTGTCCGCGGGTCACGGGATGAGCAGCACAGCCCGGGATCCGTATTGATGAACGCAGAGGATGGGGTTTGGCGCGAGTCTCCAGACAGATGTTCTGGGAGCGGGAAGCGAGATTTGGTTGTCAGGCGGACTCCGGGCGTAAATTCCCCCGAGCCCCGAAACCGGCTGAACGGAAATGTAAATATTCCCTGTGAAGCCCCAGATAAACGGACGCAGCCCAACGGCCGACGTTAGCAGGGACCTGCGAGGCCACTGTATACaccaagaaaagtaaagaaaagtAATAGCCAGGAGGGGATCGGGATTTGCAGCGGATTCACCTGCGGAGACCACGAACACAGTGACCGTCTGGCGCGTCATGCTAAACatgtatgttatatgtaatTGGCAAAGTGGACCCCAGGAGCCATCCGTGTATCTCATAGATGGTGGCTCTCTTGGGTCCCAAAGTGAttgcaggggaaaaaaagcatttctgcGGTGTAGCGGAGGCTGCTAATTCGGCGGCCATATTACCGGCTACAGGGCGTAATAATAAGCAAGTTTAATAATATGCAGAATATTCTGCCAAAGAAAAAGGCTGCACAACCGCggtattagatatatatatatcactgcgtgtatacagtgtgtgtggattagatatatatacatatacacatatatcacTGCGTGTATACAGTACACGTgtgtggattatatatatattgtgtacagtatgtgtggattatatatatatatattgtatacagtgtgtgtggattagatatatatatatttatcactgCGCGTATACAGTACACGTgtgtggattatatatatattgtatacagtatgtgtggattagatatatatatatatatatatcactgtgtatacagtatgtgtgtgttatatatatatatattgtgtacagtgtgtgtgtattatatatatatatatttatcactgggcgtgtgtatatatatctctattatatactgtatatagatcaGATGTTTGAGACATTGTTGCTAGAGTTTGCCACAAAGTATCACCagatttttgtctttttgtatCTTTCCTGCAGATCGATGCTGAAAAGTCTCCAGATCAGGTTTTCCTCACCGTTTGCACATCGCTTGACTCCATTTTCTGAAGGAagggggaggggagaagcgTTTTTGCCGTCAGAACGTGTACATATTACAGATCATCATCGCGGCGACACATTCGTGAAACAAGCCGTGCGAGGCGGTTCTGTTCACACTCGTATGTGTTTCCTCACGTGTAGCTGGAGAGCTGCGAAGCCAACGGCACCTAACACACCCGGTGCGAATATCCTGGGAGAaccggaaagggttaataaatttACACCAAAAAATAAGGCGTAAAACGCAGAAATTatatcaaacagaaaaaaaattccagggACTTCTGGTTACCGGGAACGCTCGGCCAACGCTTTCTGCATTTCGATTGGCTGAAGACGTATTGTTTTGTGATTAGCGGCTGGAGGCGTGTCTGGGGGCGTGGCTTTCATGTGACTTTTGGTCTTATTGATAAATACTAAGATAACGGAGCAAGTGACCCAGGAATAGCATTTTATGGATACGTTCATGAAATAATTGGATTTACACGcgttggttggttggttggtaACACCTTTGTGGGCGGCACATAGGAGGGGATAGGTCAAAATAGGAGCTACATTTAAACCCCACCCCATCGCACAACACCCataatctatataatctatatgaCTAGGACCGGTCCGATATGTTTCCAGCACATACATGGGGCATTTCCCCAGCAACCGATGCCCCCAAAACGCTCCATTCTCCCCGGTGACACGACGGCAACCAAATCCACACAAACCGCAGCGAAGCCTTCGCCGAACGACTCGTCCGCTTAACCACCACAGCCAAAAACCGCAGTTGTTTTGAGGGCCGATCTCCcatcttttttccccacttttacAAACCGTTTGAACCCCACGAACCCCCAACACACACAGCCGGATATACGTTAAGGTCGGCGATGGACGCCGCTGTCAGTCAGTGTATCGTTTCTTGTCGCTGAGCTTCAGTTTGCATGAAATCCAACAAATTGTGAAACATTTCTAAAGAAACCAAGAAACCGAAACAAACTCTGCGCTCCGGACGCGGCTTCTGCCAATAAAACCGGAATTCCAACTTCCCAACGCGTGTTTATTGCGGGTAATATTCAGACACAgaccctgccggcagatcggccccatccggcccccggttctcctgctgtaaagattcaaaccttaatcagtcgttggtctcgtcttagattcaggagccgtatgtctatcccatgcatgtttattatcctcactctattaccctctgccacctctgctgggaggctgttccacttatctacatcccccctaaagtaaaacttccttaaatcCCCATTACGTTAACCAATTGAACCATATAAAGATATCTGAGACGGGCGGCTGTGTTCTGCCTCGGATGAGTTACTCGAGAGCGCGTTATATGACATTTTATGATATTAAAGACCCCGAGACGCCAAGAATGACTGTGAGCTCGGATGTATAAATGGTTGGAACCCATtcatttatttctcacatttttctTCCTGACAAACGATTACTTAAGAACATACTGTATACacagataaagaaaatataattaaaaaagaaaagaaacatacaaaataagtAACTCATTCATTGCCGGGTGTTTCAGGTACCTCTCGCAAAACATAGTTGTtcccccaccccccaccccaGATGCCAAAGAGACATGATGCAGAGCACTGAACACTCCTTCGGCACTCATAGGGTTAATGGATCCAGCCGTATAAAAGAGCGGCTTGGACTACATGTAATcgcttaaatattaataaaaatacaatcttttaaggattttgttttttttgcagagaaGTAAATGATACGCGTTATTTTTTTTGCGTGGAATTTGCGGCTTCAACGAAGAGGTCGAAGGTCGTGCGTCTGATTGAACAAAAAGGGGGCTTATTAGGAATTAATAACTAGTGTTAGACTTCACACCGTTAACTACAACTGGCACTTTTCACCATATTCTTTACACGTCACATGATCGATCgaacattacatttaaaaaagttgaTGTTAGTGAAAATCCTGGCgcggccggccggccggcccCCGGGAGCAGCTCCCCCCGCGGGGCTTCGTCGCGGGGAATATCGTGTCAATAAGTGATTAAAAGCAGCTCATACCGAAGCAAGAGACCTCCGAGGGTCCGCGGGGGAAGTAACGTTTTAGGGggatcccccctcccccaacagTAGTTCCCCTAAGCAAACACTGTGAATGGTTAAAACCTTCTTGAAATATCAGtttctgtgcaaaaaaaataatatttcacaaCAAAACCGCAAGCTAGTAAACtggttttaatataaatagttcACATTTTGACCGATCTGTGGGTTTCGGAAGCCTGCGGAGGGCGAGTTACGGTAACTCTGTGGATTCTTGCGTTTCTGGAGGTGGGTTTTTTGCGTTGAAGGGAGAGAGCCCCCCCCCGGCAAGGTCGCCTTCTAGCACACGTGGAATGTTCCGGACTGTTCCGGGCTGCAGTGTGATGAGTCCTTCCGGGAAGCGGTATTTCTAAGAAAGTCCAGTATCCTCCTGCGCTGAAATCGGACGCCCCCCCTCACCGGCCGTGTGTCTGGAGATAACCGAGCTGATCCGCCGCCCGGCCGCGTCATCTGTTTGCCGGGAAGTAGTTTGGATCCAGGTAATTGTAACTGGTGCCGCGCGGCATGCAGTAGTCTCTGTCTAGAAAAGTCTCCACTTTGTAGATGGGCTGCAGGTGATGGTCCTCTTTGTGCAACTCGGTTTCATATAAactgcacaaaaataaataatttggatCAACCTCTGGATTTGGCCAACGGGGGCCGAGACCAACGCTGAGGGCAAGTTAATAAATAACAGGCTTACTGCTTGTTCCACCCCAATATCACAGACGGAATCGTTAACATTTAGCACATaaagatgttttgtttttcactttAATTTCTAAGTCGTTAAGGTTTTGTAACTTAGTATCTTTGGGGTAAAAGTTCGGTCTGCCAGGAAACGTCCCCAAACACaacggaccccccccccccgtgtgatCCCGCCGAAGATCTCATTCCCCGCACGGCCGAGATGCACAGGGTCCGCAGGGTCAGGACGGGCAGCAGACTCCCTAACAAACCCTAAATCTGCAGAATCTACGATATGGAGAACCGCAGGCCGTGTACACCGGCCCATGTGCCCTCGCCCCACATGCCCAGCAGTGACTTCACACACCCCGCACTGGGACCGGCCCATGTGCCCTCGCCTGCAGGTTTTTAGCCGATTTGCACTCACCAGTCGGAGCACGAATCGCAGAAATCCACAGACATGTGCTGCGGGCAGTCTTGGCAGTGCCACCTCACGCCCTGAATGGGCTCCGTTTCACAATTATCACACTGCGGGGAAAAACATCTCTGAGTCACAAACACCGGATACAGATAATACATAAACacgaaaaaaacacaaaaaaacccacatccGGCAAAGAGAAACTCGGAAAGTGATGGCCTCGATTAATACCGTTCCAGTTAATCGCCCCCAGACTCCGGCATCAGTGGCATTGCAGCCAGCGCTGCCAGTTCTCTTTAAATTTGCTTTAACTTGGCAAACAGCGCCATCTTGTGTCCCGCACAGGAAGTTCAGCCTATAATCCTCACCGGGGGTCTCCTCACCACGCGCCCCCTCTCTGGGGCATTAACACGTACAGCCTGTGTACCAGCggaggattttttaaaaaaagcaggaGGGTGCCAACGGGCACAGGGGCAGTTAGCGCCCTCCATGCCACAGGATACTATAGAGACAGAGTGCATTGATCACTTATCGCCCGGAGGCACACTCGGGTAAGTGCGCATTACCCCCTCACTCGTACTCGCTGCACCCCCCTCACTGCAGCAAGAGACGTACTTTGAAGCCGAGGTGCTGGACGAAGCCGCTCTCGGCCTGCATCTGATGCACTCTctgcttcttcatcttcttcagctCCAGTAACTGTTTATATTCATCCAGATGGCGAAAGGCCTCAGGAATATCGTCTTCATCCTGCGGTGGGAAACAAGTCGCCGCCGTTTAACTTCAGACTCTCAGCCCTTCCTACAGCCACAAAAGCCCCCTAACGGCACCTTACACAGCATTAAGTCAGTAAAGCCCAAACGCTCGCAGACTAAACGCTCGCACGGATCCAGTTTAAATAGAAACGTGTTTAATACCCGCGCGGCTCTCTGCTTCAGCTTAATATTTACGGCTGGAGGAAGATGTCCCCCGTTAGATTTTAGCACTCGGACTCCACCATGCTCGGGGCGTCGTGTGGTTACCCCCCCAACCCAGCCTGAACTCACGGGAAGGATTCACCACTGTGGGGCAACTGCGCAGGGGCAACACACCATCGCCGGGCACGAAGGCACTATAGTGTGCGTTCTGCCCTAACCGCCTGCACAGCGCAGGGTTCCTGACGTCTGCTATTCTGAACCAGGAGTTTGGAAATGTACAAAGTTACCGATATGTCGTCTTCCCCGGCTCCATCGAGGTCCCTGTTATTGAAACCGGAGTGGTCGTCGTCCTCGTCCATGTAAACGGGAGGCTCGTGAGACGTCATGAAGGTAGAGGGTCTGAAGAGATGCCTGTTTAGCGCATGCTGTCGCTTGCTTGAAGACTttttatggggtaaaaaaacaacaaagtgaTGTTAGTAaggctttttatatataaggttatatataatgttatatataatgtggatGTTATAACCCCGCGGAGCTACGGAAGTGGGTGAtgctctataaaataaaaagtgatgtcATGGGGGTCATCAAGCGGGATACGGCCCCAGATCCAGGACCCACCTTTTTGGAGTACATATACAAATTTGGCGTTCGCCCCGGTACCGGGATTCCAGCTTTCGTCAGTTTAATGAAGTATTTCTGCACCCGACTTGCGACCTGTTAACGAAACAcacggtttcagtccagaaaaaaaacaaagcacggGCTACAGAAGCCGAGGACCGGCGCCCCCCCCCAGATCACGGCCCAGCAGCCCCAGCGCGCTCCGTCACCTGCTTCGCCGTCCGATTGCCCAGCTCATCGGCGATCTTCTGCCAGCGCCTGGACTCCACTTCCTCCGGAGGGAACTTCAGGAGAAGCTGCTCCAGTTTTTTCTATAAGAGATAAACATGAGAAATAAACCAGTCATTTGGGTCATAATGTGTGAAAAACGGTCAAATCGTGAGCCTCGAAACACTGTGTGAACCGACAAAGCCCCCCAAACCGCAGccatattattaatattcacattattCCAACAGAAGAATATTCAGCGATATTTCAGTAACAAACCCGATACATTTGTTTCGTAACAGATCTCACTTTTACATTAAtagagggtttttgtgatttcGGCCCCGGGGAGCGCGCCGCGGACACACCAGTTTATTACACCTCCAGACAACAGTGTGCCGTGCAATCCTCTGGTGTATAAACAGTTAACACCAACATGGAGGAGAGTTTAGGGTTAAATTAATGCTTACAGTGAGATTTGCTGCAGTCATTTTtggtacataaaataaacagatttcACAATAATCCCCCCAGCTTCACGGGACGGAATTCAAAGAACATTCCGGGAAATCCTCTTTCTGTATAAATCCAGTCTAAAGAAATTGCCCCAAACGCAGGAAATTAGAAAATATGCCCCCCCACCAGTGATTACCTGTTCCTCTACAGTCCATAACTGGTTAAACGTTCCGGGTTTGTGCTCCGTCGGCTGCCTTCCTCTTACCTGCTGTGAACAAAGAAGCAAAAATAGAATGAGTGGCCCATGCCGTCCAACCGGCCCCCACAATACACGGGTTACCTGCCCATACATTCCACATACGCTACCGGCCCTGTGACAGCAGCACGAAAACACACGATAcaagtaaataccgtatttgctcgattataagaccccCCAAatgttgaatattaatttaggaaaaaaagagaaaaagcctgaatataagacgaccctacaggaaaaaaggttttgcttataaatacaagtaaaattaatgccttataaccccctatctgccactctgcccccagatatgccttatatatgccacactgcccccccctgacttgccccccgtgcttcagactccctggtgtctagtggtgGTAGCCGGTGGATGCCTGCACCGAtacacgtagacaacctctgctgctggccggcacttccgctggagcttctatgatggagtccTGGAAGATCATGTCGTAGCaggaagtgccgggcagcagcgGACCACATTTACCGGCTGCCAGgcaggaggatccgggtcccctgcagcgctgcgggggatctggatcttagtcttatagtcagacctctattcgagttctgattagaagacggccttgaatataagacgaggggcatttgctctaaaaagacaaaccaaaaaaaacctttttcttataatcgagcaaatacggtagataacATTTTAAGGAATTAAGGAAAAAGAAAGCATCTCCTGTTACCTGCGAGCCGTGACTCGTGGAGCACTCCTGGCCATCACTCTGGGGCAGCATGGAGTAGGACGAGGACTCCCGATCCTTACCCTCTGTGGCTATCTGGGGACTCGTAGGTATCCCGACTGCAAAGGGCAGATAAATGTCACACGGAAGCCCCGCAGGAGGCGCAAATAAACCGCCGCAGAGCATCTCCTCACCTTTATCAAAAATTAACTTTATCCTTCGCGAGGGGCGCTTCCGGTTCCTCAGCTCTTTTTCAAAGTTCCCGAGACTGGTGGTATATTGATCCCACGCGATGTCCGGCAGCTGGACGATTCTCTGCGGGCACGGGATCCCCAGATTGATCTGACggaaagagaaaaataatgtttgtaaaagaatttgcaataataataaacagccGCTCGTTTAAGGCGTgaaataaaatacctttttcTGAAGCATCTCCACAAACCCCACCGGGTCGGCCAGGGCTTCCCTCTGGTGACGCGCCAACCGCTCCAGGTCCTGAAGAGCCTGCGTGCGCTGAGCCTCCAGCACCGAGATAGTCTGCAGCAGCCTCTGGTAACTTAAACGCAGAAAgacatcaaggggttaataaaggacgGGAGCAACAAGAGAGCGAAATCTAACactaaatcagtgaccggccccctgtataatgtatagataaatcagcgagccggccccctgtataatgtatagataaatcagtgaccggccccctgtataatgtatagataaatcagtgaccggccccctgtataatgtatagataaatcagtgaccggccctgtataatgtatagataaatcagtgaccggccccctgtatgatgtatagttaaatcagtgaccggccccctgtataatgtatagttaaatcagtgaccggccccctgtataatgtatagttaaatcagtgaccggccccctgtataatgtatagttaaatcagtgagccggcccctgcataatgtatggataaatcagtgaccggccccctgtataatgtatagataaatcagtgaccggcccctgtataatgtatagataaatcagtgaccggccccctgtataatgtatagataaatcagtgaccggccccctgtataatgtatagataaatcagtgaccggccccctgtataatgtatagttaaattagttTAATAAACAGCCTATGTTTCTTTCCATCCACCATCATGTCCTTGGTGTTTTCAGGTCTCCTCTGACCTCAGTGAAAGCAGCAAACCACATCTCAGAACTGAATGATTAGGAGCCGGGACCCCGGGGCCACACGCACCGTTTGCCGTAGAAGTTCAGCGCGGGGCACTAGGCACAGAGGAGCCGGGGAAGGGAATGCTGCCGCCTGGTGGACTTAGTAAGCATTTCTGCTCGTGTTTTTCCTTACAAATAGGTCATGcggtttttattaattaaattattgatATAATACGGGATACAGAACTGGGCTGAAATTatcttatttaaacaaaaaaaatccttctgctTAAACCACAAAATTACCAACATAAATCAAAATATCTGTGTTAAGAGCGACTTTACTGTGTAAACCACAGAAGCCTCTGAAGTCTGTTTCTTGGTGGCTagccatacatatatattccacCTAATCTGACCCTCTAGTAATTCAATGTGCAGCGAGGGGCTCGATGGGGCCGACTGACAAAGAAGCCGCTGCAAGAGATCTAAAGAGATGCTGAGATttcaaaaatgaaacattaataacgtattaaaaatatatattttgtctaaATCGTATGGATCCGCACCGAACGTGCGCGAAAGGAGCTGCCTCTCCCTAACGTAACGAAACCTCCCATATAAAGTTGGGTTTAAAAGTAATGTTCATGAGGATTAAAACAGGAagacacacaatgggttaattaattttaaaaaaacaacatttcagATGATTCTCGACTTAAAACCCAGACGTGTCCAGCCGCGGGAAATGACCCTCACCCCCCCCAAGCTAAATGCCCCACAGCAAGAACCAACAGCgcgcctcctcctcctcaacaACCGCgcgcctcctcctcctcaacaACCGCgcgcctcctcctcctcaacaACCAACAACAGCGCGCCTCCTCCTCAACAACAACCGCgcgcctcctcctcctcctcaacaACCAAGcgtctcctcctcctcctcaacaACCAACAACAGCGCGCCTCCTCCTCAACAACAACAACCGCGCGCCGCCTCCTCCCCCTCAACAACCGCGCGCCTCCTCAACAACTAACTGCgtgcgccgccgccgcctcctCAACAACAACCAACAACAGCGCGCCTCCTCCTCAACAACAACCAACAACAACCGCGCGCCTCCTCCTCAACAACAACCAACAACCGCGCGCCTCCTCCTCAACAACCAACAACCGCACGCCGCcgctgcctcctcctcctcaacaACCGCGTGCCTCCTCCTCAACAACAACTAATAGCGTGCGCCGCCGCCTCCTCCTCAACAACGCGTTTCTGGGAGAAATGGCAGAATTCTATACCTGAGTGCAGAGAAAAACTATGAAAGGGACTCTCCAGCCATCCTATGCTCTTTAATGAATGACAGctgagggtccctttaaatttacctGCTGCCCCTCTTGCATTTGCCCTTTTCGTATCCCCCCCAACTGTTTTATCACGGCAGGCGGGGGTCTCATGAGATGGGGGTGGGAAGCTTCTCCATAAAAGAATTTCCATTGTTTTGGGGGCTCGTTGGGagcagctttatttaaaacttCCTTTACCGTGAAGCAATGCGCTGCACGCCGACTACACTTTGCAGGTTCAGGGGGCCGTGGCGCGGACAGGCAGGTGTCAGAGGAAGGGAACTGGATAACAGACTCTCCTGAACACGAATAATGCAGGTTCGCCCCATTCCGGCCCTGATTTTCTCCGCCGCAGCGGACGGAAAATAACGGGAACCATAAAATGCCACAGCTGAGAAAAATACGATATGTGCACAGAACGCGCTGATGAACAAAACAGCAGAAATCACGGTTACCATAGTTACACGTACTCTTTGTTGTGTTTAAGAGCAAGATGATCCGACTCGAAGTAATAGACGTCGGGCTCTTCCTCGTCGTCGTCGGCCGGGCGCACAGCGACGCTCGCCTTGGTTGGCGGTTTGGGCTCCGCCGCCGGCTCCGGCTCGCAGGGCCGCCTCGTCGGCTCTCCTTGGGGACATTTCTCAGAGTTAGAGGTCTGCTTGTTGTCACCGAGCGCAATGTCTTTGCTGTTTACTAAGGAGC is a genomic window of Spea bombifrons isolate aSpeBom1 chromosome 6, aSpeBom1.2.pri, whole genome shotgun sequence containing:
- the ZZZ3 gene encoding ZZ-type zinc finger-containing protein 3, which encodes MAASRSTRVTRSTVGLNGLDENFCGRTLRNRSIAHPEEVVPQSLLRSRSPKKRPEPAPIQKGSGTKSGEPKQPASRESWVSPRKRGLSVSEKESAERDSVENSDKKSPGLLSPVLKKIKRYLRSEEPNGPEEESPSSLPKDPSNRRSSASDNETDPPQAKPSERGLLLDDGNQREVKNEPEEQIKKSVTANEVFNHQTVNGVGDEGTAALKCNDCEADRSNDVSDPPKELIVSENGSSLSSFSEETKNEKETLLDHSVPCTNSEDKADIQDHCVPGGRVPPADEPAGAPSTIRDSEEEVDVVGDSTAKERVSESSNSLFGADQERCVSGDPDSELSLSEIESPGSHAAAFSDTQEHRYTLRTSPRRPLSAKDSPSKADPPFGENGQIEEGKTCSGAVNGSLVNSKDIALGDNKQTSNSEKCPQGEPTRRPCEPEPAAEPKPPTKASVAVRPADDDEEEPDVYYFESDHLALKHNKDYQRLLQTISVLEAQRTQALQDLERLARHQREALADPVGFVEMLQKKINLGIPCPQRIVQLPDIAWDQYTTSLGNFEKELRNRKRPSRRIKLIFDKVGIPTSPQIATEGKDRESSSYSMLPQSDGQECSTSHGSQQVRGRQPTEHKPGTFNQLWTVEEQKKLEQLLLKFPPEEVESRRWQKIADELGNRTAKQVASRVQKYFIKLTKAGIPVPGRTPNLYMYSKKSSSKRQHALNRHLFRPSTFMTSHEPPVYMDEDDDHSGFNNRDLDGAGEDDISDEDDIPEAFRHLDEYKQLLELKKMKKQRVHQMQAESGFVQHLGFKCDNCETEPIQGVRWHCQDCPQHMSVDFCDSCSDCLYETELHKEDHHLQPIYKVETFLDRDYCMPRGTSYNYLDPNYFPANR